One Heptranchias perlo isolate sHepPer1 chromosome 5, sHepPer1.hap1, whole genome shotgun sequence DNA window includes the following coding sequences:
- the LOC137321556 gene encoding kelch domain-containing protein 7A has product MDQPGQDLFIVTTASPLQRNENLDIESLLRGIPGSPFPGQSSNGVEAEKHQGRTLAVGGGKTPAAEGRETAAAAAACLQHARGVSAEQQAGESRPCTGESASRPCTGESAGRPRTGEPQSRPCTGEPQSRPCTGEPQSRPCTGEPQSRPCTGEPQSRPCTGESQSRPCTGESQSRPCTGEPASRPCTGEPQGRPCTGESQSRPRTGESASRPRTGESASRPRTGEPQSRPRTGESQSRPCTGESQSRPCTGEPASRPCTGEPQGRPCTGEPQGRPCTGESQSRPCTGESQSRPCTGEPQSRPCTGEPQGRPCTGEPQSRPCTGESQSRPCTGEPQSRPRTGESQSRPCTGESQSRPCTGEPQSRPCTGEPQSRPCTGESQSRPCTGESASRPCTGESQSRPCTGEPQSRPCTGESASRPCTGESQSRPCTGEPQSRPCTGESQSRPCTGEPQSRPCTGEPQSRPCTGESQSRPCTGESQSRPRTGESQSRPRTGEPQSRPCTGEPAGRPCTGEPQSRPRTGEPQSRPCTGESAGRPCTGEPQEARPEGGLSPSPSPSPAGGAPGGGGGGGVSSEGARRVIPDTPRPLTRAAEQQQQQQRDIGKTANGVRRSGPGVGDVRGAELETGGGGGGRLRAEPGGPRNGSPCSFGSSLCFSGPSSDERDGEGEEEEAGERERETVVKSQRQINNRTLEEEEEERERERERGGAAATSAPVTAWSLEPGAGPTRDDADQEQEQEPNPPQPQGPGQPDLIIEVSGRRIRAHKAVLAPRSDFFRARLSRQFLGVKGVSYEALRVLLDYLYGGGLAVSGGNAAEVLAAARFLQVPCAVLAAADSLAAQLEVANCLELLGLAKRQRLGPLKDAAYKFMSDNYLQVLREPAVYGRLSGAERELILRRRTAVEAGAGAGAQGGGGGGGGGGERCLVLADINDVYERPASRESSRPQSPTAAADSPQPGSGHGPGPDPGRWLYRHDAAADEWRPLSRIPEQAETRGCGLCTLYNYLFVAGGIRGCGPSARLSDRVFTYNPVTGRWAEVRPMIQARSQLKLVALDGHLYAIGGECLFTVERYDPRADRWSPAAPLPKGAFAVAHEATTCSGEIYVSGGSLFYRLLKYDPRRDEWQECPCSSSRRRSTDMVALGNSIYRFDLGRGRRRRRRQEEEEEERRRRPGIAVFKYNTVARVWSELACLGPAAGGPPPQPFRCALMGRAVYCVNRACTLRFVLGEEEEGGGGGEEAAAFDSQELKACVEGKGLLFPIVLTVPERKRP; this is encoded by the coding sequence ATGGATCAGCCCGGCCAGGATCTATTCATTGTCACGACTGCTTCCCCGTTGCAAAGGAACGAGAACTTGGACATTGAGTCTCTGCTGAGGGGCATTCCCGGGAGTCCTTTCCCGGGACAGAGCAGCAACGGGGTAGAAGCAGAAAAGCACCAGGGGCGAACTCTGGCTGTGGGAGGCGGGAAGACGCCGGCTGCCGAAGGAAGGGAGACAGCGGCAGCGGCAGCAGCTTGTTTGCAACATGCGAGGGGAGTTTCAGCCGAGCAGCAGGCGGGCGAGAGCAGACCGTGCACCGGGGAGTCCGCGAGCAGACCGTGCACCGGGGAGTCCGCGGGCAGACCGCGCACCGGGGAGCCCCAGAGCAGACCGTGCACCGGGGAGCCCCAGAGCAGACCGTGCACCGGGGAGCCCCAGAGCAGACCGTGCACCGGGGAGCCCCAGAGCAGACCGTGCACCGGGGAGCCCCAGAGCAGACCGTGCACCGGGGAGTCCCAGAGCAGACCGTGCACCGGGGAGTCCCAGAGCAGACCGTGCACCGGGGAGCCCGCGAGCAGACCGTGCACCGGGGAGCCCCAGGGCAGACCGTGCACCGGGGAGTCCCAGAGCAGACCGCGCACCGGGGAGTCCGCGAGCAGACCGCGCACCGGGGAGTCCGCGAGCAGACCGCGCACCGGGGAGCCCCAGAGCAGACCGCGCACCGGGGAGTCCCAGAGCAGACCGTGCACCGGGGAGTCCCAGAGCAGACCGTGCACCGGGGAGCCCGCGAGCAGACCGTGCACCGGGGAGCCCCAGGGCAGACCGTGCACCGGGGAGCCCCAGGGCAGACCGTGCACCGGGGAGTCCCAGAGCAGACCGTGCACCGGGGAGTCCCAGAGCAGACCGTGCACCGGGGAGCCCCAGAGCAGACCGTGCACCGGGGAGCCCCAGGGCAGACCGTGCACCGGGGAGCCCCAGAGCAGACCGTGCACCGGGGAGTCCCAGAGCAGACCGTGCACCGGGGAGCCCCAGAGCAGACCGCGCACCGGGGAGTCCCAGAGCAGACCGTGCACCGGGGAGTCCCAGAGCAGACCGTGCACCGGGGAGCCCCAGAGCAGACCGTGCACCGGGGAGCCCCAGAGCAGACCGTGCACCGGGGAGTCCCAGAGCAGACCGTGCACCGGGGAGTCCGCGAGCAGACCGTGCACCGGGGAGTCCCAGAGCAGACCGTGCACCGGGGAGCCCCAGAGCAGACCGTGCACCGGGGAGTCCGCGAGCAGACCGTGCACCGGGGAGTCCCAGAGCAGACCGTGCACCGGGGAGCCCCAGAGCAGACCGTGCACCGGGGAGTCCCAGAGCAGACCGTGCACCGGGGAGCCCCAGAGCAGACCGTGCACCGGGGAGCCCCAGAGCAGACCGTGCACCGGGGAGTCCCAGAGCAGACCGTGCACCGGGGAGTCCCAGAGCAGACCGCGCACCGGGGAGTCCCAGAGCAGACCGCGCACCGGGGAGCCCCAGAGCAGACCGTGCACCGGGGAGCCCGCGGGCAGACCGTGCACCGGGGAGCCCCAGAGCAGACCGCGCACCGGGGAGCCCCAGAGCAGACCGTGCACCGGGGAGTCCGCGGGCAGACCGTGCACCGGGGAGCCCCAGGAGGCGAGACCCGAGGGCGGCctcagccccagccccagccccagtcCCGCTGGAGGCGCCccgggcggcggcggcggcggcggtgtGAGCAGCGAAGGTGCTCGGCGTGTGATTCCAGACACACCCCGTCCACTCACCCGGGCGgccgagcagcagcagcagcagcagcgggACATCGGAAAGACCGCGAACGGCGTGCGGCGGAGCGGCCCGGGGGTCGGCGATGTCCGAGGGGCCGAGCTGGAgacgggcgggggcgggggcgggagacTAAGAGCTGAGCCCGGGGGGCCTCGGAACGGCTCGCCTTGTAGCTTCGGCTCGTCCCTCTGCTTCTCGGGCCCGTCGAGCGAtgagagggacggggagggggaggaggaggaggcgggggagcgggagcgggagacggTGGTGAAGAGCCAGCGACAGATTAATAACAGgacgctggaggaggaggaggaggagcgggagcgggagcgggaacgGGGGGGAGCGGCCGCGACCTCGGCCCCTGTCACCGCCTGGAGCCTAGAGCCCGGAGCCGGGCCGACCAGAGACGACGCcgaccaggagcaggagcaggagccgaACCCGCCCCAGCCACAGGGCCCCGGGCAGCCCGACCTGATCATCGAGGTGTCGGGCCGGAGGATCCGCGCTCACAAGGCGGTGCTGGCCCCGAGGAGCGACTTCTTCCGCGCCCGCCTGTCGCGCCAGTTCCTGGGCGTCAAGGGGGTGAGTTACGAGGCGCTGCGGGTGCTGCTCGACTACCTGTACGGCGGGGGCCTGGCGGTCAGCGGGGGCAACGCGGCCGAGGTGCTGGCGGCGGCCCGCTTCCTGCAGGTGCCGTGCGCCGTGCTGGCGGCCGCCGACTCGCTGGCGGCCCAGCTGGAGGTGGCCAACTGCCTGGAGCTGCTGGGCCTGGCCAAGAGGCAGCGGCTGGGCCCGCTCAAGGACGCCGCCTACAAGTTCATGAGCGACAACTACCTGCAGGTGCTGCGGGAGCCCGCCGTCTACGGCCGGCTGAGCGGGGCCGAGAGGGAGCTGATCCTGAGGAGGAGGACGGCGGTCgaggccggggccggggccggggcccagggtggaggaggaggaggaggaggcgggggagagaggtgCCTGGTGCTGGCCGACATCAACGACGTGTACGAGCGGCCTGCCAGCCGGGAGAGCAGCAGGCCTCAGAGCCCGACCGCCGCGGCCGATTCTCCTCAGCCCGGCTCCGGCCACGGCCCCGGCCCCGACCCCGGCCGCTGGCTCTACCGTCACGACGCGGCGGCCGACGAGTGGAGGCCGCTCAGCCGGATCCCCGAGCAAGCCGAGACCCGGGGCTGCGGCCTGTGCACCCTCTACAACTACCTGTTCGTGGCCGGCGGGATCCGGGGCTGCGGCCCGTCCGCCCGCCTCTCGGACCGCGTCTTCACCTACAACCCGGTGACGGGCCGCTGGGCCGAGGTGCGGCCCATGATCCAGGCCCGCTCGCAGCTCAAGCTGGTGGCCCTGGACGGCCACCTGTACGCCATCGGCGGCGAGTGCCTCTTCACCGTCGAGCGCTACGACCCGCGGGCCGACCGCTGGAGCCCGGCCGCCCCCTTGCCCAAGGGGGCCTTCGCCGTGGCCCACGAAGCCACCACCTGCAGCGGCGAGATCTACGTGTCGGGCGGCTCCCTCTTCTACCGGCTGCTCAAGTACGACCCCCGCCGGGACGAGTGGCAGGAGTGCCCGTGCAGCAGCAGCCGGAGGAGGTCCACCGACATGGTGGCCTTGGGCAACTCCATCTACCGCTTCGACCTGGGCCgggggcggcggcggcggcggcggcaggaggaggaggaggaggagcggcgGCGGCGGCCCGGCATCGCCGTCTTCAAGTACAACACGGTGGCCAGGGTGTGGTCCGAGTTGGCCTGCCTGGGCCCGGCCGCCGGCGGGCCCCCGCCTCAGCCTTTCCGCTGCGCCCTGATGGGCCGGGCCGTCTACTGCGTCAACAGGGCCTGCACCCTGCGCTTCGTgctgggcgaggaggaggagggcggcggcggcggcgaggAAGCGGCGGCCTTCGACAGCCAGGAGCTCAAGGCGTGCGTGGAGGGCAAGGGGCTGCTCTTCCCCATCGTCCTCACCGTCCCCGAGAGGAAGAGGCCATGA